From one candidate division KSB1 bacterium genomic stretch:
- a CDS encoding nucleotidyltransferase domain-containing protein, whose translation MRSIYRVHKKKMKDSKLLQQIQQSVRSIIPDAEIILYGSRARGEAREDSDWDLLILVDQDVDANLTKLVRDRLYEIELATDQILSSIIRSKKEWNSSQYSILPFKRRVEQEGVLL comes from the coding sequence ATGAGATCGATTTATCGAGTACATAAAAAGAAAATGAAGGACTCTAAGCTTTTACAGCAAATTCAGCAAAGCGTTCGCTCGATTATTCCCGATGCCGAAATCATACTCTACGGCTCTCGGGCTCGGGGTGAGGCGAGGGAAGATTCGGACTGGGATTTGTTAATTTTGGTCGATCAGGATGTCGATGCTAATTTAACGAAGTTAGTGAGAGATCGTTTGTATGAGATCGAGTTGGCGACAGATCAAATCCTGAGCAGCATCATTCGATCAAAAAAGGAGTGGAATTCTTCACAATATTCGATTTTGCCTTTTAAGCGCAGAGTAGAACAAGAAGGCGTGTTACTATGA